A genomic region of Magnolia sinica isolate HGM2019 chromosome 6, MsV1, whole genome shotgun sequence contains the following coding sequences:
- the LOC131249358 gene encoding calcium-dependent protein kinase 1-like isoform X1: MTLDSCGNQFSQFPTQVEEKVKDGSLWIIGAKSEQGIFEQVLNRDLDFSSDPWPSISESAKDLAWRMLIRDPKKRLTAHQVLCHPWVQVDGIAPDKPLDSAVLSRMKQFSAMKKIKKMALRVTQVAC, from the exons ATGACACTTGACTCTTGTGGTAATCAGTTTTCCCAGTTCCCAACACAAGTGGAAGAAAAAGTGAAGGATGGGTCGTTATGGATAATTGGAGCAA AATCCGAGCAAGGAATATTTGAACAGGTTTTGAATAGGGACCTTGACTTTTCATCTGATCCATGGCCTAGTATCTCTGAGAGTGCAAAAGATTTAGCATGGAGAATGCTTATTAGAGACCCAAAAAAGCGGCTGACCGCCCATCAAGTTCTGT GCCATCCATGGGTTCAGGTTGATGGTATAGCTCCTGATAAGCCTCTTGATTCTGCAGTTCTAAGTCGCATGAAGCAATTCTCTGCTATGAAAAAGATCAAGAAAATGGCCCTCAGAGTGACTCAAGTTGCATGTTGA
- the LOC131249358 gene encoding calcium-dependent protein kinase 1-like isoform X2 — translation MTLDSCGNQFSQFPTQVEEKVKDGSLWIIGAKSEQGIFEQVLNRDLDFSSDPWPSISESAKDLAWRMLIRDPKKRLTAHQAIHGFRLMV, via the exons ATGACACTTGACTCTTGTGGTAATCAGTTTTCCCAGTTCCCAACACAAGTGGAAGAAAAAGTGAAGGATGGGTCGTTATGGATAATTGGAGCAA AATCCGAGCAAGGAATATTTGAACAGGTTTTGAATAGGGACCTTGACTTTTCATCTGATCCATGGCCTAGTATCTCTGAGAGTGCAAAAGATTTAGCATGGAGAATGCTTATTAGAGACCCAAAAAAGCGGCTGACCGCCCATCAA GCCATCCATGGGTTCAGGTTGATGGTATAG
- the LOC131249801 gene encoding probable disease resistance protein At1g52660, giving the protein MNFSYPPIFLENLEDVCSRVAEQQISDEERETNRHIPPPGRERRRDFGVPMSMASLTAPHTLPRLLKRETYKRRFHSITFNGAFISFIRCFQKHRLLSILSSIHPCRMDLWEIILFFWAPISRHIGYFKDLNINVETLKRKTKKLKRKHDEIQAEVDNAIPVGKRQKALVENWLTEIRYTENQVDSIRLELALRRICTDHSSRYTLGKRVVEKLEDIKKLNKKLKVKGIFDKVAESSRHPRVLEKQTSLPRGQQSTSDRTLEEIWQCLHEEENGIIGICGMGGIGKTTLMKEINNRCTKTRDFDVVIWITVSKDLNLGLIQEEIGNRLGMIFDGNEDKGDKLFTRLKNLRYLIILDDLWESFSLVQVGIPKPDKQNRCKIAITSRSVTACNAMGADMSIKVRALTTEEAWNLFCERCGNVVLLSEIQPVAEKVAAECSGLPLAIKTVGGAMRGKDKKEVWRNALRALEGASPEVPGNIFLNNTMRTSLIFYFGRDPCTFVWYVEKLPLFSSSIHEIKGEIEGNREWWEGLE; this is encoded by the exons ATGAACTTCAGTTACCCTCCCATATTTCTAGAAAATCTGGAAGATGTCTGCAGTCGAGTAGCTGAACAACAAATTTCTGATGAAGAGCGAGAAACCAACAGGCACATTCCTCCTCCTGGCCGTGAAAGACGTAGAGATTTCGGCGTCCCTATGTCCATGGCCTCTCTAACGGCCCCACATACGCTCCCAAGA CTTCTGAAAAGGGAGACATATAAACGGAGATTTCACAGCATTACTTTCAACGGTGCCTTCATTTCATTCATCCGCTGCTTTCAGAAGCACCGTCTCCTATCCATcctttcatccatccatccatgtagaATGGACTTGTGGGAAATCATTCTCTTCTTCTGGGCTCCTATTTCTCGGCACATCGGTTATTTCAAAGACCTCAACATCAATGTAGAGACTCTGAAAAGGAAAACGAAAAAGCTAAAACGCAAGCATGATGAAATTCAAGCAGAAGTCGACAATGCTATACCAGTCGGAAAGAGACAGAAAGCCCTTGTGGAGAATTGGCTCACGGAAATCAGATATACAGAAAACCAAGTTGATTCAATAAGATTGGAGCTGGCATTACGGAGAATATGCACTGATCACTCGTCTCGTTATACATTGGGAAAAAGGGTCGTTGAAAAGCTCGAAGACATCAAAAAGCTCAACAAAAAACTCAAAGTAAAAGGGATCTTCGATAAGGTGGCTGAGAGCAGTCGACATCCAAGGGTGTTGGAAAAGCAAACATCACTACCACGAGGACAACAAAGCACGTCTGACCGAACCTTGGAGGAGATATGGCAATGCTTACACGAGGAAGAGAATGGAATCATAGGTATTTGTGGGATGGGTGGAATAGGAAAAACCACTCTcatgaaagaaataaacaataGGTGCACCAAAACCCGTGACTTCGATGTCGTGATTTGGATAACTGTGTCCAAGGATCTTAACTTGGGATTAATCCAAGAGGAGATTGGAAACAGATTGGGTATGATATTCGACGGAAACGAAGATAAAGGAGACAAGCTGTTTACTCGGTTGAAGAATCTTAGGTATCTGATCATCTTAGATGATCTATGGGAATCATTTAGCTTGGTTCAAGTTGGAATTCCCAAGCCAGACAAGCAAAACAGATGCAAGATCGCAATAACATCCCGATCCGTCACAGCGTGTAATGCAATGGGGGCTGATATGTCTATTAAAGTCAGAGCTCTTACTACTGAGGAAGCGTGGAATTTGTTCTGTGAAAGATGTGGGAATGTGGTTCTGTTATCAGAGATTCAACCAGTAGCAGAGAAGGTTGCAGCTGAGTGCAGCGGATTACCACTTGCAATAAAGACAGTGGGAGGGGCCATGCGTGGCAAGGATAAGAAAGAGGTATGGAGGAATGCATTGAGGGCATTGGAAGGAGCATCACCTGAGGTTCCAG GAAACATTTTTCTGAATAACACTATGAGAACATCATTAATATTTTACTTTGGAAGAGATCCATGTACGTTCGTGTGGTATGTTGAAAAGCTCCCTCTCTTCAGCTCTAGCATCCATGAAATAAAAGGAGAAATAGAAGGCAATCGAGAATGGTGGGAAGGATTAGAGTAG